Proteins from a genomic interval of Nocardioides jishulii:
- a CDS encoding fumarate reductase/succinate dehydrogenase flavoprotein subunit, producing MALLDGTTQTNQPPVQVSDDAAGYYTLGAPLVDPVAPTGPIKDRWTNRKFENRLVNPANRRKLDIIIVGTGLAGGAAAATLGEAGYNVKSFCYQDSPRRAHSIAAQGGINAAKNYKEDGDSVHRLFYDTVKGGDYRARENNVYRLAEVSANIIDQCVAQGVPFAREYGGLLDNRSFGGVQVSRTFYARGQTGQQLLIGAYQAMERQVAAGTVEQFTRHEMLELIVADGKARGIIARDLVTGEVSTHLADVVVLASGGYGNVFYLSTNAMGSNVTAAWRAHRKGAYMANPCYTQIHPTCIPVSGDHQSKLTLMSESLRNDGRIWVPKNPEDAEKDPRDIPEEDRDYYLERIYPAFGNLVPRDIASRAAKYQCDAGKGVGPAVREVDEEGNEKFVRRGVYLDFAEAIERFGLDGVKEKYDNLFDMYARITGENPYETPMRIYPAVHYVMGGLWVDYHLQSNVEGLFVTGEANFSDHGANRLGASALMQGLADGYFVLPNTIRDYLADGPFEKIDESHPDVVAARTETEERINKFLSIGGTRSADSFHKELGRIMWEYCGMERTETGLKKAIGLIQDLKKEFWSNLKVLGTADTLNQSLEKAGRVADFIELGELMCIDALNRRESCGGHFRAESQTEDGEALRHDDEFAYVAAWEFGGEDGQPVLHKEDLIYTAIEMKQRSYK from the coding sequence ATGGCTCTCCTGGACGGAACCACCCAGACCAACCAGCCGCCGGTTCAGGTCTCTGACGACGCGGCCGGCTACTACACGCTCGGCGCTCCGCTGGTCGACCCGGTCGCCCCGACCGGCCCCATCAAGGACCGCTGGACCAACCGCAAGTTCGAGAACCGCCTGGTCAACCCGGCCAACCGCCGCAAGCTCGACATCATCATCGTGGGCACCGGCCTCGCCGGTGGCGCCGCCGCCGCCACGCTCGGCGAGGCCGGCTACAACGTGAAGTCCTTCTGCTACCAGGACTCCCCCCGTCGCGCGCACTCGATCGCTGCCCAGGGCGGCATCAACGCGGCCAAGAACTACAAGGAGGACGGCGACTCCGTCCACCGTCTCTTCTACGACACGGTCAAGGGCGGCGACTACCGCGCCCGCGAGAACAACGTGTACCGCCTGGCCGAGGTCAGCGCGAACATCATCGACCAGTGCGTGGCCCAGGGCGTCCCCTTCGCCCGCGAGTACGGCGGCCTGCTCGACAACCGCTCCTTCGGTGGCGTCCAGGTCTCGCGTACGTTCTACGCCCGCGGCCAGACGGGCCAGCAGCTCCTCATCGGCGCCTACCAGGCCATGGAGCGCCAGGTGGCCGCCGGCACCGTGGAGCAGTTCACCCGCCACGAGATGCTCGAGCTGATCGTGGCCGACGGCAAGGCTCGCGGCATCATCGCCCGCGACCTGGTCACCGGTGAGGTCTCCACCCACCTGGCCGACGTCGTCGTCCTCGCCTCGGGTGGCTACGGCAACGTCTTCTACCTGTCGACCAACGCGATGGGCTCGAACGTCACCGCCGCATGGCGCGCGCACCGCAAGGGCGCCTACATGGCCAACCCCTGCTACACGCAGATCCACCCGACCTGCATCCCGGTCTCCGGCGACCACCAGTCGAAGCTGACCCTGATGTCGGAGTCGCTGCGCAACGACGGCCGCATCTGGGTCCCGAAGAACCCCGAGGACGCCGAGAAGGACCCGCGCGACATCCCCGAGGAGGACCGCGACTACTACCTGGAGCGGATCTACCCCGCCTTCGGCAACCTGGTCCCCCGCGACATCGCCTCGCGTGCCGCGAAGTACCAGTGCGACGCCGGCAAGGGCGTCGGGCCGGCCGTGCGTGAGGTCGACGAGGAGGGCAACGAGAAGTTCGTCCGCCGCGGCGTCTACCTCGACTTCGCCGAGGCCATCGAGCGCTTCGGCCTCGACGGCGTCAAGGAGAAGTACGACAACCTCTTCGACATGTACGCCCGCATCACCGGCGAGAACCCGTACGAGACGCCGATGCGCATCTACCCGGCCGTGCACTACGTGATGGGCGGCCTCTGGGTCGACTACCACCTCCAGTCGAACGTCGAGGGTCTCTTCGTCACCGGCGAGGCCAACTTCTCCGACCACGGCGCCAACCGCCTCGGCGCCTCGGCCCTGATGCAGGGTCTGGCCGACGGCTACTTCGTGCTCCCGAACACCATCCGCGACTACCTCGCGGACGGCCCGTTCGAGAAGATCGACGAGTCGCACCCCGACGTGGTCGCGGCCCGCACCGAGACCGAGGAGCGCATCAACAAGTTCCTCTCCATCGGCGGCACCCGCTCGGCCGACTCCTTCCACAAGGAGCTCGGTCGGATCATGTGGGAGTACTGCGGCATGGAGCGCACCGAGACCGGCCTCAAGAAGGCCATCGGTCTCATCCAGGACCTCAAGAAGGAGTTCTGGAGCAACCTGAAGGTGCTCGGCACCGCCGACACGCTCAACCAGTCCCTCGAGAAGGCCGGCCGCGTGGCCGACTTCATCGAGCTGGGCGAGCTCATGTGCATCGACGCGCTCAACCGTCGCGAGTCCTGCGGTGGTCACTTCCGTGCCGAGTCGCAGACCGAGGACGGCGAGGCCCTGCGTCACGACGACGAGTTCGCCTACGTCGCCGCGTGGGAGTTCGGCGGCGAGGACGGCCAGCCGGTCCTGCACAAGGAAGACCTGATCTACACGGCCATCGAGATGAAGCAGCGGAGCTACAAGTGA
- a CDS encoding ABC transporter permease, producing MTQTLAPTPVVADRRTPTAPPSAPSRGGSYRVPAQVYRVIRVLSPLMAVALWQVASSTGLLPERILASPAALLETTRTLTESGELQEAVLVSLRRATVGFLLGAAFAVVLGGIVGLSRLGDALIDPLFQMLRMLPLFGLVPLFIIWFGIKEEPKIYLVALFVVVPLYLNLVAALRGVDKDLREVADSLRLNTVERWRHLYVPAVTPGVLVGVRQALGMAWIALIVAEQVNAGAGLGYLINNARDFLRTDVIVVGLLCYAVLGLVTDSAVRLLERRALRWRGDAA from the coding sequence ATGACCCAGACACTCGCCCCCACCCCGGTCGTCGCCGACCGGCGCACGCCCACAGCGCCGCCCTCAGCGCCGTCCCGGGGTGGCTCGTACCGCGTCCCTGCGCAGGTCTACCGGGTGATCCGCGTGCTCAGCCCGCTCATGGCCGTCGCGCTGTGGCAGGTGGCCTCCAGCACCGGCCTGCTGCCCGAGCGCATCCTCGCCTCACCCGCTGCCCTCCTCGAGACCACGCGCACCCTGACCGAGTCCGGGGAGCTGCAGGAGGCCGTGCTCGTCTCGCTGCGGCGCGCCACGGTCGGTTTTCTCCTCGGCGCTGCCTTCGCCGTGGTGCTGGGCGGGATCGTAGGGCTCAGCCGACTGGGCGACGCCCTCATCGACCCGCTCTTCCAGATGCTGCGGATGCTCCCGCTCTTCGGCCTGGTGCCCCTCTTCATCATCTGGTTCGGCATCAAGGAGGAGCCCAAGATCTACCTGGTCGCCCTCTTCGTCGTGGTTCCGCTCTACCTCAACCTGGTGGCCGCGCTGCGCGGAGTCGACAAGGACCTGCGGGAGGTGGCGGACTCGCTCCGGCTGAACACGGTCGAGCGCTGGCGCCACCTCTACGTGCCGGCGGTGACGCCCGGCGTGCTGGTGGGCGTACGCCAGGCCTTGGGCATGGCGTGGATCGCGCTGATCGTCGCCGAGCAGGTCAACGCCGGTGCGGGCCTCGGCTACCTCATCAACAACGCCCGCGACTTCCTGCGCACGGACGTCATCGTCGTGGGCCTGCTCTGCTACGCCGTCCTCGGACTGGTGACCGACTCCGCCGTGCGTCTCCTGGAGCGCAGGGCCCTTCGCTGGAGGGGGGACGCCGCATGA
- a CDS encoding ABC transporter substrate-binding protein, with product MRLHARRSTRRSSRRAAAAVLATLLATSALVACSAEGDDDGPVLRVGVQKDGIRSVLTASGQLDDLPYEIEWSEFAAGPPIIEAAAADQIDVAWVGAAPPIFGAASGADFKIVAAVSEQDKKQDSILVPKGSDVSSVKELKGKKVAVAKGTSGHGHLLMALEANGLSLDDIEPQYLAPADGQAAFQSGAVDAWAIWDPFVTQAVMENDAVDLTVDQPETDPYLQFEIASGAALEDDETRDQISDFLERVREAFLWAQDHPEEFGKGWAKESGLPEEVLVEVANKKLTDVGPVRGEHVELIQTLADKFTDSGEIPEKVDIAAIVEPGLIE from the coding sequence ATGCGACTCCACGCCCGCCGATCCACCCGCCGATCCAGTAGGCGCGCCGCCGCCGCGGTCCTGGCCACCCTGCTCGCCACCAGCGCGCTGGTGGCGTGCTCCGCCGAGGGCGACGACGACGGTCCCGTCCTGCGCGTCGGCGTCCAGAAGGACGGCATCCGGTCCGTCCTGACGGCCTCGGGCCAGCTCGATGACCTCCCCTACGAGATCGAGTGGTCCGAGTTCGCCGCGGGTCCGCCGATCATCGAGGCGGCTGCTGCCGACCAGATCGACGTGGCCTGGGTCGGCGCCGCCCCGCCGATCTTCGGCGCCGCCTCGGGTGCGGACTTCAAGATCGTCGCCGCCGTGAGCGAGCAGGACAAGAAGCAGGACTCGATCCTGGTGCCGAAGGGTTCCGACGTCAGTTCCGTCAAGGAGCTGAAGGGCAAGAAGGTCGCGGTCGCGAAGGGGACGAGCGGCCACGGCCACCTGCTGATGGCGCTGGAGGCCAACGGGCTCTCGCTCGACGACATCGAGCCCCAGTACCTCGCTCCCGCCGACGGCCAGGCTGCTTTCCAGTCCGGTGCCGTCGACGCCTGGGCGATCTGGGACCCCTTCGTCACCCAGGCCGTGATGGAGAACGACGCGGTCGACCTGACCGTGGACCAGCCCGAGACCGACCCCTACCTGCAGTTCGAGATCGCCTCGGGCGCGGCGTTGGAGGACGACGAGACCCGCGACCAGATCTCCGACTTCCTCGAGCGCGTGCGTGAGGCCTTCCTGTGGGCCCAGGACCACCCGGAGGAGTTCGGCAAGGGCTGGGCCAAGGAGTCCGGCCTCCCGGAGGAGGTGCTCGTCGAGGTGGCCAACAAGAAGCTGACCGACGTGGGCCCGGTGCGTGGCGAGCACGTCGAGCTGATCCAGACGCTCGCGGACAAGTTCACCGACTCGGGCGAGATCCCGGAGAAGGTCGACATCGCCGCAATCGTGGAGCCTGGCCTCATCGAGTGA
- a CDS encoding ABC transporter ATP-binding protein — MSDVVSQLTAVSRRFGGRGGDRTSGTVVIDGVDLTVRRGEFIALLGHSGCGKSTLLRIVGGLDREAEGDVDTTDNTAIAFQDPRLLPWRTVLDNVTLGLRVPDARAKGRAILAEVGLGDRGGAWPRELSGGQRQRVALARALAREPELLLLDEPFSALDALTRLTAQDLVRRLVAAHRPAVLMVTHDVEEALLLADRVLVMADGGFVHDERLDLPHPRRRDDPEIVRRRAHLLDLLGVSQDEPLTRPTERIA; from the coding sequence ATGAGCGACGTCGTCAGCCAACTCACCGCAGTCTCCCGACGGTTCGGGGGGAGGGGTGGTGACAGGACCAGCGGCACCGTCGTGATCGACGGCGTCGACCTGACCGTCCGACGGGGGGAGTTCATTGCCCTCCTGGGCCACTCGGGGTGCGGCAAGTCCACGCTGCTGCGCATCGTCGGTGGCCTCGACCGCGAGGCCGAGGGAGACGTCGACACGACCGACAACACGGCGATCGCCTTCCAGGACCCTCGGCTGCTCCCGTGGCGCACGGTGCTCGACAACGTGACGCTCGGCCTGCGGGTGCCCGACGCCCGGGCCAAGGGCCGGGCCATCCTCGCGGAGGTGGGCCTGGGGGACCGGGGCGGGGCCTGGCCCCGGGAGCTCTCCGGCGGTCAGCGTCAGCGCGTCGCGCTGGCCAGGGCCCTGGCCCGCGAGCCCGAGCTCCTGCTGCTCGACGAGCCGTTCAGCGCCCTCGACGCCCTGACCCGCCTCACCGCCCAGGACCTCGTACGCCGGCTGGTCGCCGCCCACCGTCCGGCCGTGCTGATGGTCACGCACGACGTCGAGGAGGCGCTCCTCCTGGCCGACCGCGTCCTGGTCATGGCCGACGGAGGGTTCGTGCACGACGAACGTCTCGACCTGCCCCACCCGCGCCGCCGCGACGACCCCGAGATCGTCCGCCGCCGGGCCCACCTGCTCGACCTGCTGGGGGTCTCCCAGGACGAGCCGCTCACCCGTCCCACCGAACGGATCGCCTGA
- a CDS encoding succinate dehydrogenase cytochrome b subunit, with the protein MAVSGLVFIGYLLAHMYGNLKVFAGHDAFNAYAHHLREIGYPLLPHEGLLWIMRVVLIVALVAHVWSAVVLTGRARKARSAKYTVKKNLASSLSSRTMRWGGLTILVFLIWHLLNFTIVKVNPSGGPTNDPYNLLVESFELWWMTLIYLLAMVALGMHLHHGTWSAMQTLGFTNSARSRTNAKRAGWIVAIVIAGGFSLVPLSVLFGIVTK; encoded by the coding sequence ATGGCAGTCAGCGGCCTGGTCTTCATCGGCTACCTGCTCGCCCACATGTACGGCAACCTGAAGGTCTTCGCAGGCCACGACGCGTTCAACGCGTACGCGCACCACCTGCGTGAGATCGGCTACCCGTTGCTGCCCCACGAGGGCCTGCTGTGGATCATGCGCGTGGTCCTCATCGTCGCCCTCGTTGCCCACGTGTGGTCGGCCGTGGTCCTCACCGGCCGTGCCCGCAAGGCGCGTTCGGCGAAGTACACGGTGAAGAAGAACCTTGCGTCGTCGCTCTCCTCGCGCACCATGCGCTGGGGCGGCCTGACGATCCTCGTCTTCCTCATCTGGCACCTGCTCAACTTCACGATCGTCAAGGTCAACCCCAGCGGCGGACCCACGAACGACCCGTACAACCTCCTCGTCGAGTCCTTCGAGCTGTGGTGGATGACCCTCATCTACCTGCTGGCGATGGTCGCGCTGGGCATGCACCTGCACCACGGCACCTGGAGCGCGATGCAGACGCTGGGCTTCACCAACAGCGCCCGCTCGCGCACCAACGCCAAGCGCGCCGGATGGATCGTCGCGATCGTCATCGCCGGCGGCTTCTCGCTCGTCCCGCTCTCCGTGCTCTTCGGCATCGTCACCAAGTAA
- a CDS encoding methylmalonyl-CoA mutase family protein has protein sequence MTKPIDQIALTSPEDSATAADWERATAAVLRKSRRMSETDADADVWEKLARTTLDGISVAPIGTVTDLEGLSTTGRPTRAGDWDIRVHVVGPDAKAANEALLVDLENGATSVWIELGQGLEVADLEDVLKGIHTDLAPVVLDAPGARLAAATQLVDLLDGVTPAPGTNLGASPALGGSSADEVVAVARLALAKGTYGVVVDASALHDLGASDTQELGYAVAVGVEVLRTLTDAGLSLAEALGVVEFRFAATDEQFPTIAKLRAARRLWARVAELSGATEPVEQRQHVVTSRPMMSKYDPYVNMLRGTVAAFAAGVGGAEAVTVVPFDATLGLPDAFGRRIARNTSSLLIAESHLGKVTDPAGGSYAVEKLTDDLAAAAWEELGRIEEAGGASAALADGSIQSRVDAVVAAREERIARRKQPITGVSEFPNLAETLPARPAHPSADAVRRYGASYEALRDEPATKPVFLATLGPIAHHTARATFASNLFAAGGIGVTVAGPTSGVEDLVAALDGETVACLAGTDAAYAEWGAAAVEALRAAGVQHVILAGKPGDLAVDDSCAVGLDALAFLNRTREALA, from the coding sequence ATGACCAAACCGATCGACCAGATCGCGCTGACCTCTCCCGAGGACTCCGCGACTGCCGCCGACTGGGAGCGTGCGACGGCCGCCGTGCTGCGCAAGTCCCGTCGGATGAGCGAGACCGACGCTGACGCCGACGTGTGGGAGAAGCTGGCCCGCACCACACTCGACGGGATCTCCGTCGCGCCGATCGGCACCGTCACCGACCTCGAGGGCCTGAGCACCACGGGCCGGCCCACGCGTGCCGGTGACTGGGACATCCGCGTGCACGTCGTCGGCCCCGACGCGAAGGCAGCCAACGAGGCGCTGCTGGTCGACCTCGAGAACGGCGCGACCTCGGTCTGGATCGAGCTCGGGCAGGGCCTCGAGGTCGCGGACCTCGAGGACGTCCTCAAGGGCATCCACACCGACCTCGCCCCGGTCGTCCTCGACGCCCCGGGCGCCCGCCTCGCGGCTGCGACCCAGCTGGTCGACCTCCTCGACGGCGTCACCCCCGCCCCCGGCACCAACCTCGGCGCCAGCCCGGCGCTGGGCGGTTCGTCGGCCGACGAGGTCGTCGCCGTCGCCCGCCTCGCCCTGGCGAAGGGCACCTACGGCGTCGTCGTGGACGCCTCCGCGCTGCATGACCTCGGCGCCTCCGACACCCAGGAGCTCGGCTACGCCGTGGCCGTCGGGGTCGAGGTGCTGCGTACGCTCACCGACGCCGGACTCTCGCTCGCCGAGGCGCTCGGCGTGGTCGAGTTCCGCTTCGCCGCGACCGACGAGCAGTTCCCCACCATCGCCAAGCTCCGCGCCGCCCGCCGCCTCTGGGCGCGCGTGGCCGAGCTGAGCGGCGCGACCGAGCCGGTCGAGCAGCGCCAGCACGTCGTGACCAGCCGTCCGATGATGAGCAAGTACGACCCCTACGTGAACATGCTGCGCGGCACCGTCGCCGCCTTCGCCGCCGGTGTCGGTGGCGCCGAGGCGGTCACCGTGGTGCCGTTCGACGCGACACTCGGACTGCCCGACGCGTTCGGTCGCCGGATCGCCCGCAACACCTCCAGCCTGCTCATCGCTGAGTCCCACCTGGGGAAGGTCACCGACCCTGCCGGTGGCTCGTACGCGGTGGAGAAGCTCACCGACGACCTCGCCGCCGCAGCGTGGGAGGAGCTCGGCCGCATCGAGGAGGCCGGTGGCGCCTCCGCGGCGCTCGCCGACGGCTCGATCCAGTCCCGCGTGGACGCCGTCGTCGCCGCCCGCGAGGAGCGCATCGCGCGCCGCAAGCAGCCGATCACCGGCGTCAGCGAGTTCCCGAACCTCGCCGAGACCCTGCCGGCGCGCCCCGCCCACCCGAGCGCCGACGCGGTCCGCCGCTACGGCGCCTCGTACGAGGCCCTGCGCGACGAGCCCGCAACGAAGCCGGTCTTCCTCGCGACCCTGGGCCCGATCGCCCACCACACCGCGCGGGCCACCTTCGCCAGCAACCTCTTCGCCGCCGGCGGGATCGGCGTCACGGTGGCCGGACCGACCTCCGGCGTCGAGGACCTGGTCGCCGCCCTCGACGGCGAGACCGTCGCCTGCCTGGCCGGCACCGACGCCGCGTACGCGGAGTGGGGCGCTGCCGCCGTCGAGGCGCTGCGTGCCGCTGGCGTGCAGCACGTCATCCTCGCCGGCAAGCCGGGCGACCTGGCCGTCGACGACTCCTGCGCGGTGGGCCTCGACGCCCTCGCGTTCCTCAACCGCACCCGGGAGGCGCTCGCATGA
- a CDS encoding succinate dehydrogenase/fumarate reductase iron-sulfur subunit has protein sequence MNLTLKIWRQKDATSAGALATYQVKDISPDMSFLEMLDELNEQLNEQGEDPVAFDSDCREGICGTCSLMINGQAHGPEVTTTCQLHMRSFKDGDTITIEPWRADPFPVLKDLVVDRSALDRMIQAGGFISVNTGSAPEANSVPAPRDKAMRAFNVATCIGCGACVAACPNGSASLFLGAKITALGELPQGQPERWTRVVDMVGQHDHEGFGGCTNIGECTAACPKEIPLDVISQLNKDLRTAMKHGL, from the coding sequence ATGAATCTGACTCTGAAGATCTGGCGCCAGAAGGACGCCACGTCCGCTGGAGCACTCGCGACCTACCAGGTCAAGGACATCTCGCCCGACATGAGCTTCCTCGAGATGCTCGACGAGCTCAACGAGCAGCTCAACGAGCAGGGCGAGGACCCGGTCGCGTTCGACTCCGACTGTCGTGAGGGCATCTGCGGCACGTGCTCGCTGATGATCAACGGCCAGGCGCACGGGCCCGAGGTCACCACCACCTGCCAGCTGCACATGCGCAGCTTCAAGGACGGCGACACGATCACCATCGAGCCGTGGCGCGCGGACCCCTTCCCGGTCCTCAAGGACCTGGTCGTGGACCGCTCGGCCCTGGACCGCATGATCCAGGCCGGCGGCTTCATCTCCGTCAACACCGGCTCCGCCCCCGAGGCCAACTCGGTGCCGGCCCCGCGCGACAAGGCCATGCGTGCCTTCAACGTGGCGACCTGCATCGGCTGCGGCGCCTGCGTCGCCGCCTGCCCCAACGGGTCGGCCTCGCTCTTCCTCGGCGCGAAGATCACCGCCCTGGGTGAGCTGCCGCAGGGACAGCCGGAGCGCTGGACCCGCGTGGTCGACATGGTCGGCCAGCACGACCACGAGGGCTTCGGCGGCTGCACCAACATCGGTGAGTGCACCGCCGCCTGCCCGAAGGAGATCCCGCTCGACGTGATCTCGCAGCTCAACAAGGACCTGCGCACGGCGATGAAGCACGGCCTCTGA